The proteins below come from a single Pseudomonadota bacterium genomic window:
- a CDS encoding AsmA family protein, translating to MTTEQIYIYLKQVHVYQGLKVMRIKRKKGLIIAGGVVALFVIAVIVTVLLFDINSYKSKIETVASEATSMDVRINGKMGLSFFPFGVSAKDIHVAGKGGVVLSLERLKLGAELMPLLRKQLKITDCELVKPAITIVKDAEGKYNFESTEKKPKKGGQGTSFSLNELKLFKGSLVYLDKKTGEKTEINKINLAGKDFSIADTSGDIIKNISFTGNIDCNELRKKDLKIDSIKSGIKAEKGIFSLKPLTMDIFGAKGEGNITVDKTEADAEYKINLNVSKLDFQKLQESFGAKKLISGKGDLAAFLTVKEKEGRKPLNGMDGTLSLQGNNLITYTVDLDKVLSTFEASQKFNLVDVGAFFIAGPLGSAALRGYRYGDVYYQAQGGRGTITQFVSHWKIKSGVADARDCAFATQHNRVALKGKLNLISERYDNVTVALLDNKGCAKFKQSISGPFGAPRIGALSTVESLAGPILNLFNQTKRFVQAGKCEVFYSGSVQQPR from the coding sequence TTGACAACTGAACAAATATACATATATTTGAAGCAAGTACATGTCTATCAGGGACTAAAAGTCATGAGGATAAAAAGAAAAAAAGGCCTGATTATCGCGGGCGGCGTTGTCGCCTTGTTCGTAATCGCTGTAATCGTCACTGTATTATTATTCGATATAAATTCTTACAAGTCGAAGATCGAAACCGTTGCCTCTGAGGCAACCAGCATGGATGTCAGGATCAATGGGAAGATGGGGCTCTCTTTCTTTCCTTTTGGCGTATCTGCAAAGGATATCCATGTTGCCGGCAAGGGAGGCGTAGTCCTTTCCCTTGAACGTCTCAAGTTAGGGGCAGAGTTGATGCCTTTGCTGAGGAAACAGCTAAAGATCACCGATTGTGAACTTGTCAAACCGGCTATTACCATTGTGAAGGACGCAGAGGGAAAATACAATTTCGAGAGCACTGAAAAGAAACCAAAAAAAGGGGGTCAAGGAACATCTTTCAGTCTTAATGAACTCAAGCTGTTCAAGGGGTCCCTTGTTTATCTTGACAAAAAGACAGGCGAAAAGACCGAGATAAATAAAATCAATCTGGCTGGCAAAGATTTTTCGATAGCGGATACCTCAGGGGACATTATAAAAAATATCTCTTTTACGGGAAATATAGACTGCAATGAACTGCGGAAAAAAGACCTCAAGATCGACAGTATCAAGAGTGGTATAAAAGCAGAGAAGGGGATATTCTCTCTAAAGCCCCTTACCATGGATATCTTCGGTGCAAAGGGCGAAGGAAATATCACAGTGGACAAAACAGAAGCAGACGCTGAATATAAAATTAATTTAAATGTTTCGAAACTGGACTTCCAAAAACTTCAGGAATCCTTTGGTGCAAAAAAGCTGATCAGCGGAAAAGGTGATCTTGCTGCCTTCCTGACGGTGAAAGAAAAAGAAGGGCGCAAGCCGTTGAATGGCATGGATGGTACTTTATCTCTCCAGGGTAACAATCTCATCACCTATACTGTGGACCTCGACAAGGTCCTCTCAACGTTTGAAGCAAGCCAGAAGTTCAACCTTGTCGACGTTGGCGCTTTTTTCATAGCCGGTCCTTTGGGTTCCGCTGCCCTAAGGGGGTACCGTTATGGGGATGTTTATTACCAAGCCCAGGGAGGGCGGGGTACCATCACACAGTTCGTTTCCCACTGGAAAATTAAGAGTGGTGTGGCCGACGCCAGGGACTGCGCATTTGCGACGCAACATAATCGGGTAGCCCTTAAAGGAAAGCTGAATCTTATCAGCGAGCGCTATGATAACGTAACAGTGGCACTTCTCGACAACAAGGGATGCGCAAAATTCAAACAAAGCATCAGCGGCCCCTTCGGGGCTCCCCGAATCGGTGCGTTAAGCACAGTCGAGTCCCTCGCCGGCCCGATCTTGAATCTTTTCAACCAAACAAAACGCTTTGTCCAGGCCGGCAAATGCGAGGTCTTTTATAGCGGTTCCGTGCAGCAGCCCCGCTGA
- a CDS encoding endonuclease/exonuclease/phosphatase family protein has translation MKRLRLLKNTIYPIYRPITSGSRFDPVPDDAGLSLNIMSFNIRRGTAKDGRNHWIFRQNLVHEMLKRYHPDILGLQEAMDFQITALHSMLPGYEMVGIGSLGGNKGMHTAIFFNAARFSLSDEGTFWLSDTPDIPGSKGWGNILPRTCTWARLVDRDSGQAFYFYNTHLDHLSQRSRKKSVVLLAQYIHTRSFSDPFILMGDFNARERSVPIQFLKGKVHMNMKAKGMVLNPTPLLDTFRLQYPNHRHTVTFHGFRRFFFRFRLDYIFVPSSIRVQDTIIIQLRWKKRYPSDHFPLLARIDIPAPLVDSNYDHYPKEMMSIPKAR, from the coding sequence ATGAAGAGACTCAGACTCCTAAAAAACACCATTTATCCCATTTACAGGCCGATCACATCGGGCTCCAGGTTCGACCCGGTGCCCGACGATGCCGGCCTTAGCCTGAATATCATGAGTTTCAACATCCGGCGGGGAACGGCAAAAGACGGCAGGAACCACTGGATCTTTCGCCAAAATTTGGTGCATGAAATGTTGAAACGATATCATCCAGATATCCTTGGCCTTCAGGAGGCAATGGACTTTCAAATTACTGCACTCCACAGTATGCTCCCTGGTTATGAGATGGTGGGCATTGGCAGTCTGGGGGGCAACAAAGGGATGCACACGGCCATTTTTTTCAATGCAGCGCGGTTCTCCCTCTCCGATGAAGGCACTTTTTGGTTATCGGACACACCTGATATCCCGGGTTCGAAGGGGTGGGGAAACATCCTGCCTCGAACCTGCACATGGGCGCGGCTTGTCGACAGAGACTCCGGGCAGGCTTTCTATTTCTACAATACCCACCTGGATCATCTTTCTCAGCGTTCGAGGAAAAAAAGCGTGGTCTTATTAGCCCAGTATATCCATACACGATCATTTTCTGACCCTTTTATTCTTATGGGTGATTTCAATGCCAGGGAAAGAAGTGTACCCATTCAATTTCTAAAAGGTAAAGTCCATATGAATATGAAGGCAAAAGGAATGGTTTTAAACCCTACCCCCTTACTGGATACTTTCCGGCTGCAATATCCCAACCATCGCCACACTGTGACCTTCCACGGGTTCCGCAGATTTTTTTTCCGATTCCGGCTCGACTATATTTTTGTCCCCTCCTCCATCCGGGTTCAAGACACAATAATTATTCAGCTTCGCTGGAAAAAGCGTTACCCGTCCGATCATTTTCCGCTTTTGGCCAGGATTGATATCCCTGCGCCCTTGGTCGATTCGAATTATGACCACTACCCTAAAGAAATGATGTCCATCCCAAAAGCACGATAA
- a CDS encoding DUF1207 domain-containing protein has product MPLIRLFMVLEVLWLMLLFPSHPLSAADRTGDEFLTGYIASILERDLHWERDSYILKIVNGVATVTLFKDDPIRRETADKQLRNIDGLHEMTIVVKSADAGKPGTVSSFMGITREGGAFPTGNLFQPLIADPKQTRFFVSMNRFKSPGGRYTMASVGFGETFGMYRFLGTREGDGLQLSVEGALFAQFNMDTSSHDLINADYTVGIPVTYRYGDNSFRFRIYHQSSHLGDEFLQSVNPPERVNLSYEAIELIYSREWHEWRLYGGGEYMIHKEPHDLRPMSAHWGIEYRGSKPLVWKGRPIGGVDMKSFDEHNWATSTSVKAGLEFGHPNPGQRRLRLMGQWYKGFDPHGQFYNNKVEYYGLEVSLGF; this is encoded by the coding sequence ATGCCTTTAATTAGATTATTTATGGTTCTTGAGGTTTTATGGCTCATGCTTCTTTTCCCATCTCACCCTTTATCGGCTGCGGACAGGACCGGTGATGAATTCCTGACCGGCTATATTGCATCTATCCTTGAGCGGGATTTACACTGGGAGAGAGACAGCTATATCTTGAAGATTGTCAATGGGGTTGCCACGGTTACTTTGTTTAAAGATGACCCGATACGGCGGGAGACGGCCGATAAACAGCTACGAAATATCGACGGACTGCATGAAATGACGATTGTGGTGAAGTCTGCAGATGCAGGCAAGCCGGGGACGGTAAGCAGTTTTATGGGGATAACCAGGGAAGGAGGAGCCTTTCCAACAGGAAACCTGTTCCAGCCACTCATCGCCGACCCTAAGCAGACACGGTTTTTTGTCAGTATGAACCGCTTCAAATCACCTGGTGGGCGGTATACCATGGCGTCAGTCGGCTTCGGAGAGACCTTCGGCATGTACAGGTTTTTAGGTACCCGTGAAGGGGACGGCCTGCAGCTCAGCGTGGAAGGCGCTTTATTTGCCCAGTTTAACATGGATACATCTTCCCACGACCTCATCAACGCTGATTATACAGTCGGAATTCCTGTTACATACCGGTACGGCGATAATTCTTTCCGCTTTCGCATCTATCACCAGAGTTCGCACCTGGGAGATGAATTTCTTCAGAGTGTTAATCCTCCGGAACGGGTTAATCTCAGCTATGAAGCTATTGAACTTATCTATTCCCGCGAATGGCACGAATGGCGATTGTACGGTGGCGGTGAATACATGATCCACAAAGAACCGCACGATCTAAGGCCGATGAGCGCACACTGGGGGATAGAGTATCGCGGCAGCAAGCCGCTTGTGTGGAAAGGCAGGCCGATTGGCGGGGTAGACATGAAGAGCTTCGATGAGCATAACTGGGCCACCAGTACCAGCGTCAAGGCAGGCCTCGAGTTCGGCCACCCCAACCCGGGTCAGCGTCGACTGCGCCTAATGGGGCAGTGGTATAAGGGGTTTGATCCGCATGGCCAGTTCTACAATAATAAAGTGGAATACTATGGTCTGGAAGTGTCTCTGGGATTTTGA
- a CDS encoding Spy/CpxP family protein refolding chaperone, which translates to MKRIAYQFNYPSALAIAAVLLAFMVLTSPSPSYAASPEPGKAAVGKATKVDRTEARIKELHTKLKITPAQEELWNNVTQVMRDDAKTMEALIKERSEKEDTMTAVEDLKSYSTIAEAHADYLKKFIPVFEPLYASMSDAQKKNANLLFHPQRHPKSKGKK; encoded by the coding sequence ATGAAACGAATTGCCTATCAGTTCAATTATCCATCTGCACTTGCTATTGCGGCGGTGCTCCTCGCCTTTATGGTTCTCACAAGTCCAAGCCCTTCGTACGCGGCATCACCCGAGCCAGGCAAGGCGGCTGTTGGTAAGGCTACAAAGGTCGACCGTACTGAGGCACGCATCAAAGAGCTTCATACCAAGCTCAAGATCACCCCGGCACAGGAAGAGCTATGGAATAACGTCACCCAGGTGATGCGGGATGATGCGAAAACGATGGAGGCACTCATCAAGGAAAGGTCAGAAAAAGAAGATACCATGACTGCTGTCGAAGATCTTAAATCCTATAGCACAATTGCCGAGGCACATGCAGATTACCTTAAGAAATTTATTCCGGTTTTCGAGCCTCTCTATGCCAGCATGTCGGACGCTCAGAAGAAGAATGCTAATCTGTTATTCCATCCTCAGCGCCACCCGAAGTCTAAAGGCAAAAAGTAA
- a CDS encoding MBL fold metallo-hydrolase, whose protein sequence is MKTNRKIRLSLFILFLALVSFLSLATCVTGPSVYTEKSEQVSDHFNSIRYFNPDVPQTLSSQSGQAAKRNPTWWVWNWILRTDWPDWPKRTDFLPEPPPVARVPEGSIYITPVGHATFLIQLDGVNILTDPMWSERCSPVSLVGPKRYSQPGISFEDLPPVDVVLVSHNHYDHFDLPTLEGLAKKGGPRAIVPLGNLDLMRSTGIATVDELDWWQSVPLSSKVTVTLVPAQHFSARTLWDRDRTLWGGFVISGPSGNVYYSGDTGYGPHFREIARRFSPIRVAILPIAPFRPPQTRESTPGYRPIVHMGPAEAVKAHMDLETPLSIAAHFQVFRLGIEGFNDAVDVLAASLKEHNLKPDAFVTPVFGQVIKVPPMLDSSLSTAGKAYPIGLIQGFTGAGPSVCPQALVQY, encoded by the coding sequence ATGAAAACAAATAGAAAGATTAGACTGAGCCTGTTTATTTTGTTTTTGGCGCTGGTGTCTTTCCTGTCGCTCGCTACGTGTGTGACAGGACCAAGTGTATACACAGAAAAATCTGAACAGGTCTCGGACCACTTTAATAGTATCCGGTATTTCAATCCCGATGTCCCTCAAACTCTGTCGTCTCAGTCGGGCCAGGCGGCAAAACGTAATCCCACATGGTGGGTCTGGAACTGGATATTGCGCACTGATTGGCCTGATTGGCCGAAGCGAACCGATTTCCTGCCTGAACCTCCGCCTGTCGCTCGCGTCCCGGAAGGCTCGATCTATATAACACCTGTCGGTCATGCCACTTTCCTCATACAACTGGATGGAGTCAATATTCTCACTGATCCTATGTGGTCGGAACGTTGCAGCCCGGTATCGTTGGTGGGTCCCAAACGATATAGTCAGCCCGGAATTAGTTTTGAAGACCTTCCTCCTGTCGATGTTGTACTGGTGTCTCACAATCATTATGACCATTTTGATCTTCCTACTCTGGAAGGTCTTGCAAAAAAAGGAGGGCCGCGCGCTATCGTTCCCCTTGGCAATCTCGATCTCATGCGGAGTACGGGAATCGCCACGGTGGATGAACTTGACTGGTGGCAATCGGTCCCTTTGTCTTCAAAGGTTACAGTAACCCTGGTTCCTGCGCAGCATTTTTCGGCACGTACTCTGTGGGACCGGGATCGAACCCTTTGGGGAGGTTTTGTTATCTCAGGGCCATCAGGGAATGTTTATTATTCCGGAGACACTGGATATGGTCCCCATTTCCGTGAGATCGCACGCCGCTTTTCACCGATCAGGGTAGCAATTCTTCCGATCGCTCCATTCCGGCCGCCGCAGACCAGGGAATCGACCCCGGGGTATCGACCCATTGTCCATATGGGGCCGGCTGAGGCAGTCAAGGCACATATGGATCTGGAAACACCGCTCAGCATTGCCGCCCATTTTCAGGTATTTAGGCTTGGAATAGAGGGATTTAATGATGCCGTGGATGTACTGGCTGCATCATTAAAGGAACACAATCTAAAACCTGACGCTTTCGTTACACCCGTGTTTGGACAAGTTATTAAGGTACCTCCCATGCTGGATTCATCGTTGTCTACGGCAGGCAAGGCATACCCTATCGGCCTGATCCAGGGTTTTACCGGAGCCGGTCCTTCGGTATGCCCTCAGGCATTAGTTCAATATTAA
- a CDS encoding bifunctional acetate--CoA ligase family protein/GNAT family N-acetyltransferase: MSRIQVMFNPKTIALIGATEKEGAIGRTVFENLLRSKERRIFPINPHTSKVLDVESYPAIASVPEHVELAVVATPARSVPGVVEECGQAGVEGVVIISAGFKEIGEEGTQLENEIDRIRKKYGMHIMGPNCLGFVRPPLDLNATFLRGKPPSGNIAFISQSGALGSAILDWAVSAGIGFSMFASLGSMVDIDFGDMIDFLGDDPATRSILIYMESVGNARKFMSAARAFARRKPIIILKPGRFAESARAAHSHTGAMAGDDAVYEAAFRRAGVVRVGEIAELFDAAEVLDSKRLPAGPRLAIVTSAGGPGVMATDALIHLGGELAQLSDESIKQLNAFLPSYWSKSNPVDLLGDATIDRFTKALTICLNDPMVDGVLVVYVPMDSAPSTRLAQAVADSAKNVWKPVIATWMGGEDVKEGRHIFVENSIPAYDTPEEAVRTYVNMCKYKSHLEQLYETPDEYPAHKAPLKDHLKELLKKALKEGRTLLNEEESKDFLMTYRIPVTMAQVTQNPETAVSIAEKMGYPVVIKIVSPEISHKSDVGGVIMGIESSTALKESYEQLTERVKKHVPEATITGVAVEQMIIDVDYELILGAKKDKDFGSVILFGMGGTMAEFIKDFSIGLPPLNQTLAKMLMQETRVYKMLQGFRGKPAADFEGLEEILVSFSNLIVDFPEIAEIDINPLAISNGKATALDARIIIDKNYVPAGRSIYPHLIITPYPTRYITPWQLSDGTDILLRAIRPEDEPAEHEMLSSLSEKTLRTRFFSIFKDISHEWLILFCNIDYDRHMAIVAEIEENGKKSMIGVARLIMNQDMTSGEVAFLVHDKFQGKHLGSKLLEILIQIARERGLEEVRADVLTENERMLHVFKLLGFSTQWVPGGTSEAVLKLK, encoded by the coding sequence ATGAGCCGCATACAAGTAATGTTTAATCCCAAAACAATAGCTCTGATAGGTGCAACTGAGAAGGAAGGCGCTATAGGACGGACAGTCTTTGAGAACCTGCTCCGGTCAAAGGAGAGGAGAATATTTCCAATAAACCCCCATACAAGCAAAGTATTGGATGTGGAGAGCTATCCTGCCATTGCAAGTGTCCCCGAGCATGTGGAGCTGGCTGTTGTGGCAACCCCTGCCCGGTCAGTGCCGGGTGTGGTTGAGGAATGCGGTCAGGCAGGTGTGGAGGGGGTAGTAATAATCTCCGCCGGATTCAAGGAGATAGGTGAAGAAGGTACACAATTAGAGAACGAAATAGACCGGATCAGGAAAAAATACGGAATGCATATTATGGGACCAAATTGCCTCGGTTTTGTACGGCCCCCTCTGGATTTAAATGCAACGTTTCTCAGAGGTAAACCTCCTTCGGGAAATATTGCCTTCATCTCTCAGAGTGGCGCCCTCGGCAGCGCGATACTCGATTGGGCAGTCAGCGCCGGGATAGGCTTTAGTATGTTTGCATCACTGGGCTCCATGGTCGATATCGACTTTGGCGACATGATCGACTTCCTGGGTGACGACCCGGCTACCAGGAGCATTCTGATCTATATGGAAAGTGTGGGTAACGCAAGAAAATTTATGAGTGCGGCACGGGCCTTTGCCCGCCGCAAACCTATCATTATTTTGAAGCCTGGACGATTTGCAGAGAGTGCAAGAGCAGCTCATTCCCACACCGGAGCTATGGCAGGGGACGACGCGGTATATGAAGCAGCCTTCAGGAGGGCCGGCGTTGTAAGGGTCGGAGAAATAGCGGAACTCTTCGATGCTGCCGAGGTTCTTGATTCTAAGAGGTTGCCGGCAGGTCCGAGGCTTGCCATAGTAACGTCTGCCGGTGGACCCGGCGTGATGGCCACCGACGCTCTTATTCACCTGGGTGGTGAACTGGCGCAACTCTCTGACGAGAGCATAAAGCAGCTCAACGCATTTTTGCCGTCCTACTGGAGCAAATCCAACCCCGTTGATCTGCTTGGAGACGCAACCATCGACAGGTTCACAAAAGCTCTCACCATATGCCTCAATGACCCCATGGTGGACGGAGTGCTCGTTGTTTATGTGCCCATGGATTCTGCCCCTTCAACCCGGCTTGCGCAGGCGGTAGCCGACAGTGCTAAAAACGTCTGGAAGCCTGTTATTGCAACATGGATGGGCGGGGAAGATGTCAAGGAAGGGAGACATATTTTTGTTGAAAACAGCATACCGGCCTACGATACTCCAGAGGAGGCTGTTAGAACTTATGTGAATATGTGCAAGTACAAGAGTCATCTCGAACAGCTCTATGAGACTCCTGACGAGTATCCGGCTCATAAAGCACCCTTGAAGGATCACCTGAAGGAGCTTCTCAAGAAAGCACTTAAGGAAGGACGAACGCTTCTCAACGAGGAAGAATCCAAGGATTTCCTAATGACCTACCGTATTCCGGTTACAATGGCGCAGGTCACTCAGAATCCGGAAACAGCGGTAAGCATAGCAGAGAAAATGGGTTATCCTGTTGTTATCAAGATTGTTTCGCCCGAAATCTCCCACAAGAGCGATGTTGGCGGCGTTATCATGGGGATAGAGTCGAGCACAGCCCTGAAGGAATCGTATGAGCAGCTGACAGAAAGGGTGAAGAAACACGTACCGGAAGCAACCATAACGGGTGTAGCAGTCGAGCAGATGATTATAGATGTTGATTACGAACTTATTCTCGGGGCCAAGAAGGATAAGGATTTCGGTTCAGTTATCCTCTTTGGGATGGGAGGGACCATGGCAGAGTTCATCAAAGATTTTTCGATAGGACTTCCGCCGCTCAATCAGACCCTGGCAAAGATGTTGATGCAGGAAACAAGGGTATACAAAATGCTTCAGGGCTTTCGTGGCAAGCCAGCAGCAGATTTTGAAGGGCTCGAGGAAATCCTTGTCAGTTTTTCCAATCTTATCGTTGATTTTCCCGAAATAGCTGAAATAGACATAAATCCTCTTGCCATATCGAATGGAAAAGCCACTGCTCTTGACGCACGAATCATCATTGACAAGAATTATGTTCCTGCAGGTCGATCAATCTATCCTCACCTTATCATTACTCCCTATCCAACCAGATACATCACGCCCTGGCAACTGTCGGATGGGACAGACATACTTTTAAGGGCTATACGCCCTGAAGACGAGCCTGCCGAGCATGAGATGCTCTCTTCCTTGTCTGAAAAAACATTGAGGACCAGATTCTTCTCCATTTTCAAAGACATATCACATGAGTGGCTTATCCTTTTCTGTAATATTGACTACGACCGGCACATGGCGATAGTCGCGGAGATTGAGGAAAATGGAAAGAAGAGCATGATAGGGGTTGCAAGACTTATTATGAATCAGGACATGACGTCCGGTGAGGTGGCCTTTCTCGTGCATGATAAGTTCCAGGGTAAACACCTTGGGTCTAAACTCTTAGAGATACTCATCCAAATAGCCAGAGAAAGAGGTCTTGAGGAAGTTCGGGCAGATGTCCTCACCGAGAATGAGAGGATGCTCCACGTCTTCAAGCTATTGGGGTTTTCGACTCAGTGGGTTCCCGGCGGCACGAGTGAAGCTGTTTTGAAGCTGAAATAA
- the cls gene encoding cardiolipin synthase, whose product MKKYKTFFFFFLLVSIVVLVGGCATLPNVSEMMDKAPTTETRAQIASAKGLLSPKQSKALMERLHRSVDATDILQRYSAVIESMSESPLTKGNKVTLLVDGTATYAAMFKAIENAGDHINLETYIMEDIEDETGRKLADLMLQKQAEGVQVNLIYDSVGSYTTSAAFFQRLRDGGIQVVEFNPINPLKARGKWRLAKSDHRKILIVDGKVAITGGINISQVYSSSLSGRGDEEAVQMPWRDTDVQIEGPAVAEFQKLFLDTWQNQKGANLPEKKYFPALKEEGNALVRVLGSTPGEANRITFIMYVAAITFAENSLHMTNAYFIPDRQTIEALTDAAKRGVDVKIILPGTSDSSLARFAGEYFYSGLLKSGVKLYKRRNVLLHAKTLVIDGVWSTVGSTNMDFWSFSSNDEVNAVILSREFAITMEEMFVRDLMESDQILWEEWKKRPLSLKIREWFSHLFTRWL is encoded by the coding sequence ATGAAAAAATACAAAACTTTCTTTTTCTTCTTTCTGTTGGTTTCCATCGTGGTCCTCGTTGGTGGATGTGCGACCTTGCCGAACGTTTCTGAAATGATGGATAAGGCACCGACCACTGAGACAAGGGCTCAAATAGCTTCGGCCAAGGGACTGTTATCCCCCAAACAGAGCAAAGCCCTCATGGAACGATTGCATCGATCCGTCGACGCGACGGACATACTGCAACGTTACAGCGCTGTGATAGAATCGATGAGTGAAAGTCCGTTGACAAAGGGAAACAAAGTTACGCTGCTCGTTGATGGTACGGCTACTTATGCCGCAATGTTCAAGGCAATAGAGAATGCCGGCGACCATATCAATCTCGAAACTTATATCATGGAAGATATTGAAGACGAGACCGGTCGCAAACTTGCTGATCTGATGTTACAGAAACAGGCGGAAGGTGTGCAGGTGAATCTTATCTACGATAGTGTAGGCAGCTATACTACCTCCGCTGCATTTTTTCAGCGCTTGCGTGATGGCGGAATACAGGTCGTCGAGTTTAACCCGATAAATCCACTTAAGGCCCGCGGAAAATGGCGTCTGGCCAAATCGGATCATCGTAAAATACTGATCGTCGACGGGAAAGTAGCTATTACCGGGGGAATTAACATCAGTCAGGTTTATTCAAGCAGCCTTTCCGGAAGGGGGGACGAGGAAGCAGTACAGATGCCATGGCGTGATACGGACGTTCAAATAGAAGGCCCTGCCGTGGCTGAGTTCCAAAAGCTTTTTCTTGACACATGGCAGAATCAGAAGGGCGCGAACCTCCCCGAAAAAAAATACTTCCCTGCCCTGAAGGAAGAGGGAAATGCCCTGGTGAGGGTGTTGGGCAGTACCCCGGGAGAGGCCAACAGGATCACTTTTATTATGTATGTGGCCGCTATCACTTTCGCGGAGAATTCCCTTCACATGACCAACGCGTATTTTATCCCTGACCGCCAGACAATAGAGGCCCTCACCGATGCTGCAAAGCGTGGAGTTGATGTAAAGATCATTCTACCAGGAACATCCGATTCTTCACTGGCCAGATTTGCAGGAGAATACTTTTATTCCGGACTCTTGAAATCAGGGGTGAAGTTATACAAGCGCCGCAATGTTCTGCTCCATGCGAAAACTCTGGTAATTGACGGCGTCTGGTCGACCGTAGGCTCCACCAATATGGACTTCTGGAGTTTTTCAAGTAATGACGAGGTGAACGCGGTTATTCTGAGCCGTGAATTCGCTATCACCATGGAGGAGATGTTTGTCAGGGATCTTATGGAGTCAGATCAGATTCTATGGGAAGAATGGAAAAAAAGACCTTTGTCTCTCAAGATCAGGGAATGGTTTTCGCATCTTTTTACCCGCTGGTTGTAG
- a CDS encoding ice-binding family protein: MRAIFKEISQFLDERKVSKIKCNYLILLIVALTAFLCIPLVSNASILNSAQSFAVLGSSTVTNDHSTSQSTQVYGNLGVTPGTSVTGFYPDGTVSGGTIHKNDGVAQLAKADATAVYNTLSGLPYDHNYSSFVLGSAGYDTLSPGVYYFSSSAQLTGALTLDGGGNADATWVFQIGSTLTTASDSSVNVINTGSGAGVYWQVGSSATLGTGTMFAGNIIALASVGLDPTAAILCGRAFALTGAVTLKDNFISNNNTAEDFDTGRSDFGSYGFSGGTPVPVPPTIFLLGSSILGLAGLRFRFKG, encoded by the coding sequence ATGAGAGCCATTTTTAAAGAAATTAGCCAATTTTTGGATGAACGAAAAGTATCTAAAATAAAATGCAATTATTTGATTCTATTAATAGTAGCATTGACTGCATTTCTTTGCATTCCTCTGGTATCAAACGCGTCAATACTGAATTCGGCGCAGAGTTTCGCAGTGCTGGGCAGCTCGACAGTGACCAACGACCATAGCACCTCGCAGAGCACTCAAGTCTACGGCAATTTGGGTGTAACGCCGGGAACTTCGGTTACTGGCTTTTATCCTGATGGGACCGTGAGCGGGGGAACGATACATAAAAATGATGGGGTCGCACAACTTGCTAAGGCAGATGCAACGGCTGTTTACAATACGCTATCTGGCTTGCCTTACGACCACAATTATTCTTCTTTCGTCCTGGGTTCAGCGGGATACGACACGCTCTCTCCGGGTGTCTATTATTTTTCCTCGTCGGCTCAGTTGACAGGAGCACTCACTCTCGATGGCGGGGGTAACGCCGACGCGACCTGGGTTTTCCAGATAGGGAGTACACTCACGACCGCAAGCGACTCTTCTGTTAACGTGATCAATACCGGTTCAGGTGCTGGCGTGTATTGGCAGGTCGGCAGCTCTGCTACTCTGGGCACAGGCACTATGTTTGCAGGAAATATTATTGCTCTTGCGAGTGTTGGCCTTGATCCCACAGCAGCGATTCTGTGCGGAAGGGCCTTCGCGCTAACTGGGGCAGTTACGTTGAAAGACAATTTTATCTCCAACAATAACACCGCCGAAGACTTCGACACCGGCCGCTCCGACTTCGGCAGCTATGGCTTCAGCGGCGGTACCCCCGTTCCCGTGCCTCCGACAATTTTCCTTCTTGGTTCGAGTATCCTCGGTCTTGCAGGATTAAGATTCAGATTTAAGGGATAG
- a CDS encoding DUF5329 family protein — MKNISMVLMVLLSLIVAHVYAEDFSETAKIHCLIASVETLEGANFIRNGNEYDTRDASDHLRLKLKVVGRNVKTAEDFIKLFASKSSITSEPYLMCFADGTTIKSEVFFANKLKTFATYKP; from the coding sequence ATGAAAAATATCTCCATGGTACTAATGGTTCTTCTTTCGCTGATAGTAGCACATGTTTATGCTGAGGATTTTTCAGAGACAGCCAAAATACACTGTTTAATTGCCTCTGTCGAAACTCTGGAGGGGGCGAACTTTATCAGGAACGGGAATGAGTATGATACCCGGGATGCTTCGGATCACTTGCGCCTGAAACTCAAAGTGGTCGGCAGAAACGTGAAGACAGCGGAGGACTTCATTAAACTTTTTGCCTCTAAATCCTCTATAACAAGTGAACCCTATTTGATGTGTTTTGCAGACGGTACTACTATAAAATCGGAAGTATTTTTCGCGAATAAGCTGAAAACATTTGCCACATATAAACCATAA